The genomic interval TTATACAAaccacacgcacacatatatatatatatatataatatataatatttaattaaaattgaaGAGATATTACATCAATAATCCTATATACAATTGTATACAAgccatacacacacaaatatagtATATTAAGAAAATAAGGTAATAATGTCAatagagtaaataaagtaataatgtaaatagagtaaataaagtaataatgtaaatagagtaaataaagtATGATATaagtaaattaaatataaagtgaataaagtaaataaagtatataGAATTAATAGAGTAAATAGATTAAATCAAGTAAATAGAGTAAATCAAGTAAATAGAGTAAATCAAGTAAATTAAGTTAATTAAGtaaattaagtaaaaaaaaaataaatgaggTAAATATAGTAACTAAAGaaaatagagtaaataaagtaaataacgCAAATAACGTAAACAAAGtaactaaagtaaataaagGAATAAAGTAAATGTAGGCACAATTGTCACTAGTAACGAACAATGTATATTCTGTTTTATACAaaccacacgcacacacacatatattaaaaaaaataaagtaaataaagtaattaaagtaaatacaaagtaaaatataaagtaaaaacaaagtaaaaaaacaaataaagtaaataaagtgaaaaatataaagtatataatgtaaatatagtAAATAAGGTAattaaagtaagtaaagtaaataaagtaaataatgtCAATAGAGtaaaaaagtaataatgtaaatagagtaaataaagtTATAATGTAAATAGTGTAAATAAAGTAATGATGTTAATAGAGTAAATAGAGTATGgtataagtaaataaaatatatagcaaataaagtaaataaagtaaacgtAGTCACATTTGTCACCATATCGATCAATGtgagttctgttttggtgacaaatATTGCCTTACTTAGAGATCTGTATTGagaagccggatctcgaaagagaaaCTTCGAAAAGACTCttttatatgaaattgaaagacaaaggctaatatatatatatatatatatatatatatatatatatatatatatatatataaaattgtatAGATAGTACATAAATCATTCTATATACAATTGAATATACAAgcaacacacatacacgcatacacacacacacatatagatAGAATTCTTTGTAAAtacaaaccacacacacacgcacacgcatacatatatacataaaaataaataaataaaataaagtaaagtaaagtaaactaattataataaatagagtaaacaaatataaataaagtaaaaaaatataaataaagtaaaaaaatataaataaagtatacagtgaataaattatataaagtatataatgttaatatagtaaataaagtaattaaagaaatgaaagtaaataaagtaattaatgtaaatagagtaaataaaataataatgtaaatagaGTAAAAAAAGTAATGATGTAAATTGAGTAAACAAagtaataatataaatacagtaaataaagttaaaatgTAAATAGAGTTAATAGAGTAAATAGAGTATGGTAtaactaaataaaatatattgtaaataaagtaaagaaagtaaattaagtAATTAATGTATTGCCCGAAAGCACTGACCAAATCCCACCATCAAACAGTTCTCTCGTAATAGAGATCATGTTGTACAGTACCAATATGGCTGAGTGAGTGTCGGACTAATTGATGCTCGATGGAAAGTCAACTTGACAAGAACATTCTGGATACACGATTTATAGTACTGTACAAGATTGGGCCCAGTGAGACCACACTAAAAGTTGAtttgagataaaaataaaataaaaaaagtaccTGGCGACAGGGTTTTTCAGAAGTCAGTGATGAGCATCAAGTTTTTCTTCATGGAGCCAAGTATGGCTGTACAAGAAACCAATGGCAAGAAACCAAAAACAAGCCAGTAATTTCTAATTAATCTTACATGCTCTGCATCTTACATGCTCTCCTCTCATCATTTAGTTTTTCTATCATCTTCATCCGGATGATTACCTTTTTAGTGGCAGGATACTTTTGCATTACCAGctctgaaaaataaatgaaaatatggaTCAATTAATGCAGGGGTGTTGATTTGCTTTTGAAAGTGTGGGAGGGTGGGGCATTTGCTTGACAGATACTATATAAGACACTATCAGAGCGCCACCTTTGGCGGGTTTGGCCAAAAACGCCTCCCatattgccggaaatggcacgtCCCAGGCCTTggaagttgcatctaaacattccgtatttgagatctcatgttttagaaattaacatttcccccaaaataaatttactcggtaaaatcactttgaagggCCAGGAAAAATGACTTATGATACTTTATAAGCtctgctttattcattgttttacacaggtaGTTAAAGGTAATCATATTTTGATAAGGAGAAGCCATGTAGGGAATTTAGgtgtatattaattgttagatttgtgttatcattatttgttttacatgccaAAAGTGGACCTtctgggaggagggggggggggaatgagcTGAGTGGGTGGGCTGTGTAAGGGACCCCATTATGTATGTTAAAAAAGGCCCTGAAGgagttccccctcccctttagaaaattttcaaaaaaatctTGGTGATAATTAGTgtgaaaatattgatatatattcgAAAATTTAGGTTACCGGTACTATAATTGTCTAACGACAATCAAGGTTTGACTGCCAGGGGCATACccttcaaaaaacactcttattTTAGGGGTTCAGGTCACAAAAAGTGTGGTGGGACAACATACATTagtttccccctccccaatcgACACCCCAGAATTCATGAACTTTATCACAAATTGTaacattaaattgatttttGAAAACTAGTTTTAGTTACATCGTGacctcattttcataataatagGTGCAGTACGTGTTCTACGCTTGTCTCTTTTTTGTCCGGGTGCTGTTGTCAATACTAACTAAGCGCGGGTGCTGTTGTCAGTAAtaactaagcggagcgccactataGGTTGGCACGTAGCGTACCCAAATATTTTAgccaaaaatgtctcccagattgcaggaaatgacacttttcAGGCATTTATAAGttgcatcaatttttttattttgagatTTCATGTTTCACAAGTTCTTTCACTTTTTTCAGTAAAAACACTTTGTAGGAGAAAAGCTGCCAGCACCTGACATTACTTGATAAAATCTGATGTATTCATTTTGAATAGGTATAGGCATAATGTGACCCATGAAATAACCCCTGGCATGCTTGAAACCAGGATCCCTTTACTTGCTAAAATTAATGGTTGTTCCCAAGTTGGCAAATGTTGTTTGTCTTTCAATTATATCAGATATATATTGCTGCTTAAAATTTGAATCAATTACGTGATTGGCCAGGATATTACTGATATTGACGTCATGAGTTATGACACACGTGGCTGAAATCATATGTAAATAATGCCATCCAATCAGTGATCAGTTTACAATTTACGATAAATTTAGTGTTTGATTATTTGGTATCATTTAAGATCTTAGATAGGGTAATATGTCAAAAGCATTTCATCGTTTGAATTTCTGCGTTACTGCATGTAATGTTAGATGCTCAAATTCTGTAGCCTACGTGTACCACTGTAATacctttgttttaaattttagttaAGCGTTGAATGTTTGTtaacttataataataacattgttAGAAAAAATGCACACTTATGTCACAATCGGAAAGATCATACTCATACTTGTTTGTTTTAAGGTTTTGACATCATGTTTTGCTGGCCAATTGCGCAATTTGTCATtactttgtaaaatatataccTTCAAAATGTAGATTGCAAAGTATATCCATTCAATTAATTAGTTTTATGTTATTacctttttaaatgttttttaaatgttactaatAACAGGTAAAAGAAGACTTTAACAGAACTGTATAagaaccagtggcggagcgtccatacagtcgggggggggggggttgggcggatgcccccctgacggactcaaatggactgctagCGCCCTTTTCAgatttttaccacttttaacttaatcacgattattgacttttttattgtgctctcatctacctattgacatttgtcacattttgttggtgtaattttctgacaaaatgctcatATAAACACCCACATAAACttccgagttgtcacaaatgatgatgacacctatttattcttcgtttatttgCGATCTAGGGAGTGTGTTTCCcaaaaaaatctgtacgctccgcgcagatagtgtcgaaagcgccctacagaccattctcgccccctctgaccaatacccttagctacgccactgataagAACActtaaaatatggaaaatgtaTACACTTGTATTTGAAAGTGATGATTATAATATATAGGCTTTAACAGGTGAGCTGGTTGCAAGGGGCTGATATCGGATGGTCTGGATCGGCAAGTTTGGATAATTTTGCCGATACCGGTATTTTGCCGGTAACGGCAATATATTTTGCAacactttggaaaattttcccAAATAGTAAATGCAATGGTTTTGTACGGGCGGGCGAATAATTTGTCCGGGCGGTAACTTTATGTCCGGGCGCTGACGCACCTTTTCAGATTTTGCCTGGCGCGGCGCCCGGATCAAACAGCTAGTGGAGAACACTGCAGATGTAATGGCTCGTGTCATTGTTTATCAAAAACATGGGAATACTAATGCAGTTTTTTGTCGGACCTCAGCAATCACCTGTAAAAAAACATTAACTAATCTGAATATTTTTTGCCtgaattatatattaattgaaattaatatgaCTTTCAGTGATTACTCATAAAATTAGAGCCACCTAGCCATAAATCCCTTCCATGTAATCATGGATAAACTACTCAAATCAAACTCACTTGTTATGGCATCTTTTTTCCCATTGTGCAACTGCTTCTTATTATCACTGTGGGGTGATTTGCCAGTTAAGGAGGATGTTGCCATGGAGCTCCCTAGTAAAAAGTGTTCTCATCAAGTTGCAAAtgagtttttttcatttttggcctGTAGAGCTCTGTGTAGGATCTCCTGTGGAATTTTGAAGGCTTCTAGCTGCAAAGACAAATTATAAATGTGTTTAGAGCAGCTCTGAAACCAGGAAGCCAAAAGAGGCAGTTGTAATTCCTTACAGATCTATTGATGGTCCATTTCCAAGTTTAGTAACAACTTTTTTACTGGCCAagcattaatattcatgagaaacagcaccaaaagcaataacgatcATCTGCCCAATATATGCACAACTTTATATTTACCAGGTATGAATGCAATGTGGCACTGTTGAGAAAAAGTGGTAACATTAAGCTTGGcatcatacacacatacatgttgtGACAGCATAGATTTCTTGaaccttcggcaaggaatctaAAATCTGTTTCCACCCATCAGTTTTCCTGCCAGAAAGTTGTaaaaaagggaggggggatTGGCTAACACCGAGATATGATGCTGAAATCATCATCAATGATACATCATTAGTGAGGTATGACTTTAGCAGCATGGGTGGGGGGGGACCTATACTAGCTAGTACAATTGTGGCTTATACAGTCTACATTATGTTCATGCCGTCAACGTATCGTCACAGGAAAGTAAAGATGTACTATGTCCAAAATTGCCATTTTGAGATAATTGCATTTAAAGATTTTAATCGTGTATAAAATATGCTCAACTTGCTAAAATATATTAAGGTTGCATTATTGTCAAAATTTTAGATTTTGACCGCTATATGGGGTATTTAGGGGGGCCTGAAATGAACTTTTATATTCCACaaatatgacatatatacacatttgtttttggaaataaaataaaaatcctATGTCCAGGACATAGGACAGTTTATCTTTCCCTAAAATGGACATACTAACAGTTTATCATTCCACATAGgaaaatatttggaaaagaTAAGGCACCTTATCATGTTCAAGAACAATTTCCCATCAAAAACTCAATTTAGCCAAAACTGGACTTATGACACCTTTACTTTTCCTGCAATactatgtaccaagaatgaacCTAATCAAACaggaggggggaagggtgggggttaCAGTACCACCGAGAATGATACATTAGTACACACCTCATAGCCCTCAAATAAGTCAGCATTAAAACTGTTTTCAGTTGTAAGGCTGTCTGGGTTGGAAATGCTTCCCTGCTTGGTGTTGAGGTAGAAACTGGACACCTGTCTAACCTTGCAATGGCTGCAGGTAATCCTAATAAGTGaagaatgataaaataattcaaattaaataaatatgaacagtCCTTTATATCTTTAATCATTGTTAAAGAAGTTGTGTGTTCCTTTGAATGAGAcacgtacaaacctagcagttACCTGTACAGAACCCATGAAATGACCaattaaaaatatatctatatatgataGAGAATTAAATAATTATACACTCCTTGGTCCAACTCCCATTGCCATACCTTTACATCAGAAAACAGTGAAAAATAAAAGAGGGACATCCAGGCTGGGCGAGGGGCTGACCTAGACCCATTAAAAAATTCCAAGTCATCGCTACTATATAAGGGTGTGACCGTTTAACCGGCCGCAAATGCACTATCCGTTTAGAAAATCACAACCCGTATAAAtggaattattttttttaaatttcgaatacattttaaacatgaaatttattttaaaatatgtaaacaaacatcGTTAATCATAAAAGAAGCAGGCTCATTACCGATCATGTATACAATATGCTAGTCTTCCTGAGTAAAAACAAAAGCAAGTAGGATGCGGCATATTTGAAAGTCAGTAACAAAACTGATAAGTTCACACACaagtagggttgggcgatataagCTTTTTaccgtcacgataaatagttcaaaaattatcgcgatattttgataattacgataatttttcccCTAACAGCATTAGCGTAAATGTCGAGCTTTGAGTGgagggagaaagagagatatatatgGAGGGGACATTCAAAGAGAATATCTAAAAATTCTTACgatattttcacaaatattgatgcttagatgaGTGCTaattcctcacaatcaacgagccacCCCAAAATATTCTctgcttacgtaaaacttctataacacgtggaaaaaccCGAGTTGTTatacacataattcccactgacttttctcacagaacataagtaggtcatcgacattccaacttgcccaagttcatcgcaccgtgggaacgacacaacacattgaacgtgcatgttacattttcccgccatctggatgccgagtgtaaattttggtgtacaATAATATGCAAACTGATTTCGCCCAGCtagcaatttttttctttttggcgTTGTCCATTTATTTCAGCTAAATATCGCCGGGGTCAAAATCATCCGccgttgaaacatattttattatctaCGTGTGCAGTGGACTTCAATGACATTGAAACACAAATTGAAATGCATTTATACTTTTTCTTTGTGGAAATTCAACCCCAGTTACTAACTGACACCACAAGAATGCCACATAGGTCACTGAGGCGCCCCAAATGATATGATGATTAGCGATGTCTGTGACTTCATTAGAGCAGTTTTCTGATGATCCATTGCTGAGATttggaatatttaaatttattggtTGTTTATTCAGCAGGAACACTCACTAAATTGCCTGCTTTCTTATATTAGAAGCCTTGTAGTTTTATGTAGGTTAATTGTAGCAACACACGCTGTTGTTGGTATACATggatggtaacatcactttacTATAAAGACTgccaaaaataattataaacaatCATGAAAAACAAAGGTAATTTAATTCATGAGTGTTCCTTTTGTTACATCATAGTTGATTATGCTGCaataatcttttctttttttgcaactaataaaatattatatatatatatatatctcaacaatggataaaaaaatatgatggGAGTTGGACCaatgactatatatattttataattctctatcacatatatatttttttgggaaTTGGTTATTTTATGAGCTCTTTAACATCAGCTAATATGAAACTGGATACAAATATATACTATCATTACTGGAAACCCCTATTAAATAGGAACTCACAATAGTAATCATTCTTGCATTGTCTCCAGAAGATTTTCGGTAGCTAGAGTGAAATGACATCacaaatattaccaaaatgaaaatattcaagATCTGACTATAACATGATTGCTGCTAACTGAGCATAAACCCTGATCAATTTCAGATTAGTTACTGTACTCCTCAAAAGAATCTCATTTCTCTCTTCAAGTTCCTTGATTCTTTCCTTTGCCTTCCACAGTTGATTCCGCATCATTTTTAACCAATCTGGCTGCGGTCTGGCTGGTGGTCGCTGTTGTGGTGAGGCCGGTGCTGCTGGTTGGTGTTGTGGTGGTTTATCTGCTGGGGCTGGTGGATTCTGGGATGGGGTTTGTGGTTTTTGTGATGGAGCTGGTGAACTATGTGCTGAGGCTGATGGCTTCTTGTGTTGTTTATGTTGTGGTGAAGCCTGTTTTGGGGTTGGTAGTTTGTGTGCTGGTGTTGGGGATGGTGGCTTCTGTGGTGGGGTCTGTGCCTGAGCTGGTGGTTGGTGGATAACTTCATCCTCTACAAAGTTGACCAGCTCAACTTCATCCTGACCCAAATCCAGGGTGTTGTCCCTCTGCTGCAGAAGTTGAGCAATGATGTCATGTCCTGCAGTAGACTTTGCTTTCTTTGTTGCATCAGTTTTCTGCAaggtacaataataataattgaaataataaatggttGATCCCTTTGAATTGACTGCCATGTCCTCTCAGAGTTTGATGGCAATGCTTAAATTGGACTTCACTGACCAAAAAGGCAAGTTAATCGAAGCAGAATTTAACTTAATGTGGAGGGCTGCCATCTTCTGAGCAAAATGATGCCTTAATATAACAACTTTAAAGGGCCATGAAAGGTACATATCATTTTGCATTTCCTTATGTCAATTCCTATATGTCTTTGAAATCAAatgacatgatttttttttaaacaattggTTAATTGCAAAATACTTTCACAAAGGAAAGATGAATGTATTACTTTTCACTCAggtaaataatgaatattgatcaAAAAAATAACGAAATACAAAATGACATGAACCCATTGTGATCATTTGAGTTATCCTGCAGAAAATAAGGGGTTGTTTGATTTTATTCACTTTGATTaaaatcactgatttaaattccgattttaatcaattttttttaatcattaattTTTAATCACCTTTTTAGATTTTGTATAAAAATAGGCCCCGCTAACAATAGAATTGATTAATAGTGCATTACAGGTCTATcattgtaggcctactgtactacAATCAAAACAGTTTAAGGGCCAAAGAGACTTTATGATTCTGTGTTGGAAGTTAAATAGTGTGCTTGTATAGATGATATCAGTCAGTATGACTGTCAGTGTGGGAAACAGGGCTTTAGCCAGAAATGGCTGATAGGGAGTCCAGTTCGCACCATGAGATGAGTTCACGTCCCAGGGAGAAGGGTGCACATTAACCACACCAACATACTGAATATTGAGAATGGATACAGTGGTGTAGTATGTGGTACTGTAGTAACTGTTATagccctcccccaaaaaatggggggggggagggtgttgggggtCGCCGCCCGTCTAATGAACGGCTGGATGGGTCTATGGCTAAAGCAGTGGtgggaagactaaagacaacatttGAGATCAAGTTGCAATGTggatttataaaatatataaaaatacacCCTGCAGAAAATTGCAGCTTCTGTGTTGATAAAGTGTACAAAGGAACTGTGTTGATCATTCATCATGTTTTTCAACAATATGAATggttatttaaaaatattaatttaatgaaattAAGGATACAGTACACAGAAATTCTGGCAAAATAGCTGGCCCAAAATTATAATTGCCAAGAGTCATTTCAAAAGAGTAGGCCTGTAGTAGATTTAAGATTCCATTAACTATAGATGTTGGCTTGGAGACGTCCAAATCAACATAACGGGTCGTAATAATGGAATGATTCGCGACCTTTAATTGGCCTCACTTCACTGTATATAAACCACCACGCTCTCTCTCCATCCAGTGCCATGAACAGATAAGACACGTTATTTTTATTAGGATACGAACTCCCTAGCACTCGATTTGGCCCTAAAACCACGCTACTTTCGAAATTATTTTCAAAGGCGTAACAGCGTGAATTTGCTAGCCTCATCATTTATAGTGCGATATTCTGGGTTTAATAACTTAGTCGCGAGTTCTATCTGGAGTTTGCTTATTAAAATACTGCTCGAGCGCGTCTCAGGCTTTGGGCCTTAATCAAAACCAGAACGCATTGGACCATCTAACCAAAGGGTCATATGAAATCTAAAGAAAACGTAGAaaagtaccataatgcgtctttcccggtccaaagagtgccaGTACTACTAGTGCTAGTTTACACCAGTGTGAAGTTAAATACTTATTCTGCGTGCCCCGTTCGACATTCGCAAATAAGTAACTGTAGTACACATGTTACTTATTCCATAATGGATTCGATATAACTATTAGGAAACTTAAGCCTTTTGCTTCCTTACGAGATAATCAAGGTTTTTTCGTCGAAAAAGTACATTTTAGTGTATTTTTCCAAAGATAATGAGGTTTTatcaatgggtcatatgaactctgaAGACGATGAAGAAAATTACCATAATGTGTCTTCCCCGGTCCAAacagtgcttgaccaattcacA from Apostichopus japonicus isolate 1M-3 chromosome 19, ASM3797524v1, whole genome shotgun sequence carries:
- the LOC139960422 gene encoding uncharacterized protein — translated: MKTDATKKAKSTAGHDIIAQLLQQRDNTLDLGQDEVELVNFVEDEVIHQPPAQAQTPPQKPPSPTPAHKLPTPKQASPQHKQHKKPSASAHSSPAPSQKPQTPSQNPPAPADKPPQHQPAAPASPQQRPPARPQPDWLKMMRNQLWKAKERIKELEERNEILLRSTDYLQPLQG